One Ilumatobacter fluminis genomic window, ACGACGCCGCCCGCGCCCTGATGAGCCGGGTCGAGCAGCAGAGTTCGCGGCTCACGCCGTTGCTCGCCCGCCTCGCCGAATGGGTGCACGCGCTCGGCGTCGAGCCACTGGCCGGCCTCAGCACCGAGGTCGCCGAGCACGTCGGACCGCTGACGCGCCTCGACGAACGTGTCGCCCATCAGATGACCGAGCGCGAGGAGGAGCTGTACGCCGAACTCTCGACCACCGGATCGTCGGCGTGGCGTTCGCTCCAACAGGTCGTCACCTCACAGCTGGCAGCCGACGTGGCGATGCCCGACGGCTCGACCGAACACATGCCGATCAACGCCGTACGCGGCCTGGCGACGCACGCCGATCCGGCGATGCGGCGCGCCGGCTACGAGGCCGAACTCCAGACCTGGCCGCAAGTGGCGACCACCGTCGCCGCCGCCATGAACGCGATCAAGGGCGAAGCCGTCATCGTCAATCGCCGTCGCCACTGGGACGACCCGATCGATGCATCGCTGTACGCCAACAGCGTCAGCCGCCCGACGTACGAGGCGATGCAGTCCGCCGTCACGGCGTCGCTCCCCGACTGGCGCCGCTGGATGCGTGCCAAGGCACGACTGCACGGTCACGACGGCGGCCTCCCGTGGTGGGACCTCGTCGCGCCGGCACCGACCGGCGACACGACGCTCAGCTGGGACGACGGCATCGACTGGGTGCGGTCGGCGTTCGGGTCGTACTCGACCGAGCTGGGCGGGTTGGTCGATCGGGCACTCGACGAACGCTGGATCGACGCGCCCCCGGCCGACGGCAAGACCGGCGGCGCGTTCTGCGCCTCGTTCCGCGACGATCGCTCGCTCGTCCTGCTCAACTGGTCGGGGTCGATCGACTCGGCGCAGACCACGGCCCACGAGCTCGGCCACGCCTACCACAACGTCACACTGGCGGGCCGCACGCCGCTGCAGCGTCGATTGCCGATGGCGCTGGCCGAGACGGCGAGCATCTTCTGTGAGACGCTCGCGATCGAGCAGCGGCTCGGCGTCACCACCGACCCGAACGAGCGGCTCGGGCTGCTCGACGTCAGCCTCACCGGCCCGAACCAGGTCGTCGTCGACATCCAGTCCCGCCTGCAGTTCGAGACCGAGGTCTTCGAACGTCGTCGTCGTGGCACGCTCGGCGCCTCCGAACTCGACGAGATGATGCTGCGGGCGCAAGCCGACACCTACGGCGACGGCATCGATCTCGACACCCGACACCCGTACATGTGGCTCCTCAAGCCGCACTACTACGGATCGCACTTCTACAACTGGCCGTACACCTACGGACTGCTGTTCGGACTCGGGCTGTACGCCGCGTACCGCGACGATCCCGAACGGTTCCGACTGGGCTACGACGACCTGTTGTCACGAGCGGGCATGGACACCGCCGAGGTGCTTGGCGCGCGGTTCGACCTCGACGTCACCGACGAGGCGTTCTGGACGTCGAGCCTCGACGTGCTCCGGGCCCGCATGACCGAGTACGAGCGTCTGGTCGACGCACGGTGATCGAGCGATGACCACCACCGTCACCCGATACGACGTCACGCGCGACCAGCTCGCCGACGTGCTCGACGGTACGCCGCGCTACCGCGTCGATCAGGTGTGGCAGGGGCTGTACGAGCACTGCACCGAGCCGTCCGACTGGACGAACCTGCCGAAGGCGATGCGCGCCGAACTCGACGAGCAGCTACCGCCGGCGCTCACCTCGGTGACCGAATCGGTCAGCAACGACGGCAACACCGTCAAGTTCTTGTGGGAACTCGACGGCGGCGAGCGCGTCGAGACGGTGCTGATGCTCTACCGCGACCGTGCGACGGTGTGCGTGTCGAGCCAGGCCGGCTGCGCCATGGCGTGCGGTTTCTGCGCAACCGGTCAGGCCGGTTTCAGCCGCCACCTCACCGTCGGCGAGATCGTCGAGCAGATCGCACGGGCGACCCGGCGCGCGAAGGACGTCGACCGGCGCGTCTCGAACGTCGTGTACATGGGCATGGGCGAGCCGATGGCGAACGAGTCGCGAGTCTGGGAGTCGGTCGAGCGTCTCCACGGCGACTTCGGGCTGTCGGCACGCCACATCACCATCTCGACCGTCGGCCTCCTCCCGGGCATCCGGGCGCTCGCGGACCGGCCGCTCCCGGTCAACCTCGCGGTCTCGCTCCACGCCGCGAACGACGAACTCCGCAACGAGCTGGTGCCCATCAACCGGCGCTACCCGATCGACGACCTCGTCGACGCGTGCAACGACTACCTCGCGGTCCGCAACCGTCGCGTGAGTTTCGAGTGGGCGATGATCGACGGGGTGAACGACCGAGACCGCGACGCCGCCGAACTCGCCTCCGTGTGTCGGCGTCTCCGGCTCCCGGCCCACGTCAACCTGATCCCGCTCAACCCGACACCGGGCTACCCGACCCGGGGTTCGACCCTGAAGCGGGTGCACGAGTTCCGTGATCTGCTCGAGTCGCTCGGAGCGAACGCCACGGTGCGTCAGAACCGCGGCACCGAGATCGACGCGGCGTGCGGCCAGCTGGCCGCCGGGCAACCCGTCACGCTCGGCCGTAAGAAGACCGACTGAGCGATCAGCGCGGGTTGCGCTCGAGGTACCGGGGGTTCGCGACGGTGAGCTTGTCGACGACCGAGTCCCAGATCAGGCTGCGCACCGACTCGTCGCGGTAGTCGATCGCACCCGACCGGAGGGCGTCGGAAAGCTCGCGATCGTCGGACACGCCGAGGTGCTCGAGTCGGGCCGCGTGCGCCTCGGCCTGACCGGGGCCGAGTTCGATCTCTCGCGCCACGATGTCGAGCACGTTCGTCGCCACTCGCAGATGGAAGCGGTTGGGCGACTCGTCGGCCGCGCCGACGTCGTCGGCGAGCCAGTCGCGCACCGCCTCGGTGAGTTCGGCTGCCGTCGGGTTGTCGTGTGGAGCGGCCATCACCAGCGTCCTTCCAGCGCGAGCAGGAGATCGTGTTCGGTCTCGCACGTCCGGCGGCCGATCGCTGCCAGTTCGTGGCTGCGCACGGCGCCCGATCGATGACGCGACGCCTGCATGATGCAGATCACACCCCAGCGCAGCGACGAGGCGATCTCCCACCAGATGAGCTCGTCGAGACCGACGTCGACGCCCGACTCGTCGGCGTAGGCGGCGAGCAGGGTCTCACGGTCGCCGAGACCTGCCGCCGGCAGCGGGGACCCGAAGCGCCATGCCGGAGCGCACAGCCAGCCGAGATCGGCGATCGGGTTACCGACGAAGGCCAGCTCCCAGTCGATCACGGCCGCCAGTCCGGACTCGTCGACGATCACGTTCCCGAGCCGGAGGTCGCCGTGCACGAGCGTCGGCGGTCGGTCGGGCGGACGGTGATCGTCGAGCCACCGGAAGGCCAGCTCGAACGTGGGGTGCGGTTCGCCGAGCTCGTCGAGGCTCACCCTGGTCGTCGCGAGCGGATCGGCGGCCGGGACGCCCTCGACGTCGGCGAGATCGATCCGGTGCGTCCGCGCCGCCGCGCGACCGAGTTGCCCGACGAGGCGCCCGCGTGCTGCTTCGAAGCGATCGTCGCGGAGGATCCGCCGGGCGATCGTCTCACCGTCGACGTGCCGGGTCACGAGGTTCGAGATGCCGTCATCGCCGACCACGTGGGCGATCACGGGCGGTGCCGGCACCTCGGCAGCAGCGGCGAGCACCGAGGCCTCGAGCGCCATCTCCCGGGCAGCCTCGGGAGTCTGGCGTTGCACGACCAGGCCCTCGCCGTCGACGGCACACCGCCAGGTCGAGCGAGAGGCGCCGCCGGTGAGCCTCGTCGGTTCGTCGATCGAGGCGCCGGGGAACAGTGTCGCGAGGACGTCGCGGACGGCCTGCGAGGTCGGGCGTTCGGTCACGCCGTCAGGTTGGCAGCTCAGCAGCCCGCGTACAGAACCGAGGGATACGGATTGACCGGTACACCGTGCCCGGGTCGGATCTCGAAGTGCAGGTGCGGCACGCCGGTCGCATTGCCGGTGTCGCCGATGTAGCCGATCACCTGGCCCTGGACGACGTAACCCGGCACACCCTCGTACGCCGACAGGTGGGCGTAGTAGTAGCGGTGCCCGTTGTCGCCGAACAGCACCAGCGTGACGCCGCCGAGCGCGTTGCTGCGGAATTCGACGATGCCGCCGATGACGGCCTGGAGCGGCGTGCCGGTCGGCGCCAGCATGTCGACGCCCTGGTGACGACGACCACCGCTGCGCGGAGCGCCCCACGTGTCGCCGTACGCCGACGCTCCTTGCACCGGACAGATCATCGTGTGGTCGGTGAACCCGGAGCCGCCGGCGCGCGGGTTGGTGCCCGGGCCACCACCGCCGGTGCGTCCGCCGACCTCACCGCCGCTCGCTCCCTGATTGCCCGACACCGTGTCGTCGACGGTGCTGGCCGCCGCTCGTGCGATGTCGGTCTCCTGACGAACTCGGTTGGCCTCGGCCTGTCGACGCTCGAACTCCGACGCCTGACGGGCCTCTTCGCGCTGTTGCGCGATGAGCGCGGCGACGACCGCCTCGTCCTGGAGCCGTTGCGACTCGATCGAACGCAGGCGTTCGACCTCCTCTTCGGCGTCGCTCTGCAAGGCGAGCAGCGCGGCTTTCTGCTCGTCGAGTTCGACCTCGGCGTCGTCGAGTTCGTCGCCCTTGTCGGCCAGACGCCGGCGGGCCTCGTCGTAGTCGTCGAGCGAGATCGCGCCCGTCTGGGCCGCCACGTCGGCGAGCACGCCCCCGTGCAGCTGCTCCGTCGGTTCGCGCAGATCGGTGAGGATCGGGATGCCCGACGATCCGCTCGCGACGAATCGGTCGACAGCGACCGTCTCGAGCGCGAGCCGGAGCGCCTCTACCTCCGCCGCCAGCTCGTCGTATTCGGTCGCCA contains:
- a CDS encoding M3 family oligoendopeptidase; translated protein: MTLTDDSTRTGDTELPRWSVADVYPSLDDRSFTDAMETLDADVTRLIALFDEHDIRQTDPRAPTAADGQAADVALRMFNEVSALMSELGVATLSVTATDSRDDAARALMSRVEQQSSRLTPLLARLAEWVHALGVEPLAGLSTEVAEHVGPLTRLDERVAHQMTEREEELYAELSTTGSSAWRSLQQVVTSQLAADVAMPDGSTEHMPINAVRGLATHADPAMRRAGYEAELQTWPQVATTVAAAMNAIKGEAVIVNRRRHWDDPIDASLYANSVSRPTYEAMQSAVTASLPDWRRWMRAKARLHGHDGGLPWWDLVAPAPTGDTTLSWDDGIDWVRSAFGSYSTELGGLVDRALDERWIDAPPADGKTGGAFCASFRDDRSLVLLNWSGSIDSAQTTAHELGHAYHNVTLAGRTPLQRRLPMALAETASIFCETLAIEQRLGVTTDPNERLGLLDVSLTGPNQVVVDIQSRLQFETEVFERRRRGTLGASELDEMMLRAQADTYGDGIDLDTRHPYMWLLKPHYYGSHFYNWPYTYGLLFGLGLYAAYRDDPERFRLGYDDLLSRAGMDTAEVLGARFDLDVTDEAFWTSSLDVLRARMTEYERLVDAR
- the rlmN gene encoding 23S rRNA (adenine(2503)-C(2))-methyltransferase RlmN, coding for MTTTVTRYDVTRDQLADVLDGTPRYRVDQVWQGLYEHCTEPSDWTNLPKAMRAELDEQLPPALTSVTESVSNDGNTVKFLWELDGGERVETVLMLYRDRATVCVSSQAGCAMACGFCATGQAGFSRHLTVGEIVEQIARATRRAKDVDRRVSNVVYMGMGEPMANESRVWESVERLHGDFGLSARHITISTVGLLPGIRALADRPLPVNLAVSLHAANDELRNELVPINRRYPIDDLVDACNDYLAVRNRRVSFEWAMIDGVNDRDRDAAELASVCRRLRLPAHVNLIPLNPTPGYPTRGSTLKRVHEFRDLLESLGANATVRQNRGTEIDAACGQLAAGQPVTLGRKKTD
- a CDS encoding DUF6285 domain-containing protein → MAAPHDNPTAAELTEAVRDWLADDVGAADESPNRFHLRVATNVLDIVAREIELGPGQAEAHAARLEHLGVSDDRELSDALRSGAIDYRDESVRSLIWDSVVDKLTVANPRYLERNPR
- a CDS encoding phosphotransferase family protein, whose amino-acid sequence is MTERPTSQAVRDVLATLFPGASIDEPTRLTGGASRSTWRCAVDGEGLVVQRQTPEAAREMALEASVLAAAAEVPAPPVIAHVVGDDGISNLVTRHVDGETIARRILRDDRFEAARGRLVGQLGRAAARTHRIDLADVEGVPAADPLATTRVSLDELGEPHPTFELAFRWLDDHRPPDRPPTLVHGDLRLGNVIVDESGLAAVIDWELAFVGNPIADLGWLCAPAWRFGSPLPAAGLGDRETLLAAYADESGVDVGLDELIWWEIASSLRWGVICIMQASRHRSGAVRSHELAAIGRRTCETEHDLLLALEGRW
- a CDS encoding murein hydrolase activator EnvC family protein, producing the protein MSWAAHTRLRRVRRARIHRRRRSMVAACLAGAMLLTSSPAVAQPDDTTTSEPPTTEPIQGEDTAERAAREIAEARARANQAAEDYFAAESRRDTLELERERLATEYDELAAEVEALRLALETVAVDRFVASGSSGIPILTDLREPTEQLHGGVLADVAAQTGAISLDDYDEARRRLADKGDELDDAEVELDEQKAALLALQSDAEEEVERLRSIESQRLQDEAVVAALIAQQREEARQASEFERRQAEANRVRQETDIARAAASTVDDTVSGNQGASGGEVGGRTGGGGPGTNPRAGGSGFTDHTMICPVQGASAYGDTWGAPRSGGRRHQGVDMLAPTGTPLQAVIGGIVEFRSNALGGVTLVLFGDNGHRYYYAHLSAYEGVPGYVVQGQVIGYIGDTGNATGVPHLHFEIRPGHGVPVNPYPSVLYAGC